The Palaemon carinicauda isolate YSFRI2023 chromosome 33, ASM3689809v2, whole genome shotgun sequence genome contains a region encoding:
- the LOC137626114 gene encoding homeobox protein 2-like: MTPFRYLSLSNFDNDNNNNNEDDDDDNNNEDDNDDDNNNEDGDNDNNKDNDFDNNNDNDFDNNNEGDDDNDNFDDFDNTNEDDYDDDNFDNDDKKNEDDDDDDDNFDNDGNNNEDDDHDDNNFDDDDKKNEDYDDDNDNDNDNNFDNNNEDDDDDNGNFDNNNEGNNDNFNNDDNNNEDDDDDNDSFDNNNEDNDTFHDKDDNNNEDDDNDDDDTFDDDTFDDDDNNNEDDDDNGDDFDNNNEDHDDDDDNLGDDENNNADDNDNVNDNNFDDDNKRRWRRQK, encoded by the exons ATGACCCCATTTCGATATTTATCCCTTTCAAACttcgacaacgacaacaacaacaacaacgaagacgacgatgacgacaacaacaacgaagatgacaacgacgacgacaacaacaacgaaGATGGCGACAACGACAACAATAAGGACAACGATTTCGACAACAATAACGACAACGACTTCGACAACAATAACGAAGGTGACGACGACAACGACAACTTCGATGACTTCGACAACACCAATGAAGATGACTACGACGACGACAACTTCGACAATGACGACAAAAAAAatgaagatgatgacgatgacgacgatAACTTCGACAACGACGGCAACAACAACGAAGATGACGACCACGATGACAATAACTTCGACGATGACGACAAAAAAAACGAAGATTATGACGATGACAACGATAACGACAACGACAATAACTTTGACAACAATAACGAGGATGACGATGACGACAACGGCAACTTCGACAACAATAACGAAGGTAACAACGACAACTTCAacaatgacgacaacaacaacgaAGATGACGATGACGACAATGACAGCTTCGACAACAATAATGAAGATAACGACACCTTCCACGACAAGGACGACAACAACAATGAAGATG atgacaacgACGATGATGACACCTTCGATGACGACACCTTCgatgacgacgacaacaacaacgaaGATGACGATGACAATGGCGACGACTTTGACAACAATAATGAAGATCACGACGATGATGACGACAACTTAGGCGACGACGAGAACAACAATGCAGATGACAATGACAACGTAAACGACAACAACTTCGATGATGACAACAAGAGAAGATGGCGACGACAAAAATGA